The Triticum dicoccoides isolate Atlit2015 ecotype Zavitan chromosome 6A, WEW_v2.0, whole genome shotgun sequence genome has a window encoding:
- the LOC119318205 gene encoding E3 ubiquitin-protein ligase At1g12760-like isoform X2, whose translation MEQTTGVSGHEHVIDIPRDSGPSASALHSVGRENHEGFNPVDRPSTRAATSALQPPAAIGPPHAENTSGTRRRDNYGRRHRSPLNSGLWISVEVIVNVSQIVAAIVVLSLSRKEHPQAPLFEWVIGYTNNSTEPTPASVSERRRNAARNAVLANPRINALFDHFKMALDCFFAVWFVVGNVWIFGGRSSAIDAPNLYRLCIVFLTFSCIGYAMPFILCAMICCCLPCIISVMGFREDTNNTRGATSESINTLPTYKFKTKKRRHGSGNEAEGQEGGIVAAGTDKERSLSAEDAVCCICLAKYAHNEELRELPCTHCFHKECVDKWLKINALCPLCKAEIASSSGTSDTRHMDHSVPTIPTQEIEMH comes from the exons ATGGAACAAACAACGGGGGTAAGTGGTCATGAACATGTAATTGATATTCCAAGGGATAGCGGTCCTTCGGCCTCGGCATTGCACAGTGTTGGTAGAGAGAACCATGAAGGGTTTAATCCTGTGGATAGGCCTTCAACAAGAGCTGCAACGTCTGCCTTGCAGCCACCAGCAGCAATAGGTCCTCCTCATGCAGAAAATACTTCAGGCACTAGGAGACGTGATAACTATGGTCGGCGACATAGGAGCCCTTTGAACTCTGGACTATGGATTTCGGTTGAAGTTATCGTTAATGTTAGCCAAATTGTTGCTGCCATTGTTGTGCTATCCCTGTCAAGGAAGGAACATCCACAAGCTCCATTGTTTGAGTGGGTCATAGGTTATACG AACAACTCGACTGAGCCCACTCCTGCAAGTGTATCAGAACGGCGAAGGAATGCTGCACGGAATGCAGTTCTGGCTAACCCAAG GATTAATGCACTTTTTGACCACTTCAAGATGGCCTTGGATTGTTTCTTTGCCGTGTGGTTTGTTGTAGGAAATGTGTGGATATTCGGTGGGCGTTCTTCGGCTATTGATGCTCCAAACTTGTACAG GTTATGCATCGTGTTCCTCACCTTCAGCTGTATTGGGTATGCCATGCCTTTCATCCTCTGCGCAATGATATGCTGTTGTCTCCCCTGCATTATATCCGTCATGGGCTTCAGAGAAGACACAAACAATACAAGAGGGGCCACTTCGGAATCCATCAATACTTTGCCAACTTATAAATTCAAAACCAAGAAACGCCGCCATGGTTCAGGTAACGAAGCCGAAGGCCAAGAGGGAGGTATAGTGGCTGCAGGGACTGACAAGGAGCGGTCGCTTTCTGCTGAAGATGCT GTTTGCTGCATCTGCCTTGCCAAGTATGCACACAACGAAGAGCTTCGTGAACTTCCCTGCACACACTGCTTCCACAAGGAATGCGTCGACAAATGGCTAAAGATAAATGCCCTCTGCCCTCTGTGCAAAGCCGAGATAGCAAGCTCATCTGGCACATCTGATACTCGCCACATGGACCATTCAGTACCAACAATACCGACGCAGGAGATTGAAATGCATTAG
- the LOC119318205 gene encoding E3 ubiquitin-protein ligase At1g63170-like isoform X1: MEQTTGVSGHEHVIDIPRDSGPSASALHSVGRENHEGFNPVDRPSTRAATSALQPPAAIGPPHAENTSGTRRRDNYGRRHRSPLNSGLWISVEVIVNVSQIVAAIVVLSLSRKEHPQAPLFEWVIGYTVGCFATLPHLYWRYIHRNIVNGENEPAHSLQGSSQNNSTEPTPASVSERRRNAARNAVLANPRINALFDHFKMALDCFFAVWFVVGNVWIFGGRSSAIDAPNLYRLCIVFLTFSCIGYAMPFILCAMICCCLPCIISVMGFREDTNNTRGATSESINTLPTYKFKTKKRRHGSGNEAEGQEGGIVAAGTDKERSLSAEDAVCCICLAKYAHNEELRELPCTHCFHKECVDKWLKINALCPLCKAEIASSSGTSDTRHMDHSVPTIPTQEIEMH, translated from the exons ATGGAACAAACAACGGGGGTAAGTGGTCATGAACATGTAATTGATATTCCAAGGGATAGCGGTCCTTCGGCCTCGGCATTGCACAGTGTTGGTAGAGAGAACCATGAAGGGTTTAATCCTGTGGATAGGCCTTCAACAAGAGCTGCAACGTCTGCCTTGCAGCCACCAGCAGCAATAGGTCCTCCTCATGCAGAAAATACTTCAGGCACTAGGAGACGTGATAACTATGGTCGGCGACATAGGAGCCCTTTGAACTCTGGACTATGGATTTCGGTTGAAGTTATCGTTAATGTTAGCCAAATTGTTGCTGCCATTGTTGTGCTATCCCTGTCAAGGAAGGAACATCCACAAGCTCCATTGTTTGAGTGGGTCATAGGTTATACGGTCGGTTGTTTTGCCACTTTGCCACATCTTTACTGGCGCTATATACACCGTAATATTGTGAACGGTGAGAATGAGCCAGCACACTCACTTCAGGGCTCCTCGCAGAACAACTCGACTGAGCCCACTCCTGCAAGTGTATCAGAACGGCGAAGGAATGCTGCACGGAATGCAGTTCTGGCTAACCCAAG GATTAATGCACTTTTTGACCACTTCAAGATGGCCTTGGATTGTTTCTTTGCCGTGTGGTTTGTTGTAGGAAATGTGTGGATATTCGGTGGGCGTTCTTCGGCTATTGATGCTCCAAACTTGTACAG GTTATGCATCGTGTTCCTCACCTTCAGCTGTATTGGGTATGCCATGCCTTTCATCCTCTGCGCAATGATATGCTGTTGTCTCCCCTGCATTATATCCGTCATGGGCTTCAGAGAAGACACAAACAATACAAGAGGGGCCACTTCGGAATCCATCAATACTTTGCCAACTTATAAATTCAAAACCAAGAAACGCCGCCATGGTTCAGGTAACGAAGCCGAAGGCCAAGAGGGAGGTATAGTGGCTGCAGGGACTGACAAGGAGCGGTCGCTTTCTGCTGAAGATGCT GTTTGCTGCATCTGCCTTGCCAAGTATGCACACAACGAAGAGCTTCGTGAACTTCCCTGCACACACTGCTTCCACAAGGAATGCGTCGACAAATGGCTAAAGATAAATGCCCTCTGCCCTCTGTGCAAAGCCGAGATAGCAAGCTCATCTGGCACATCTGATACTCGCCACATGGACCATTCAGTACCAACAATACCGACGCAGGAGATTGAAATGCATTAG